In Micromonospora cremea, the genomic window AGTTCTTCTTCCTGGAGATGAACACGCGCCTCCAGGTGGAGCACCCGGTCACCGAGTACGTCTACGGCGTCGACCTGGTCGAGGAGCAGTTGCGGGTGGCGTCCGGGCTGGCGCCGACCTTCGATCCGGATGCGCTGGCGCCGGGTGGGCACGCCATCGAGATGCGGATCAACGCCGAGGACCCGAAGCGCTTCCTGCCCGGCCCGGGCGTGGTCAGGACCTGGGTGGAGCCGACCGGCGAAGGGGTCCGGGTGGATTCCGGCTACACCGAGGGCAACACCGTCACCCCGTTCTACGACAGCCTGATGGCCAAGCTGATCATCAGTGGCGCCACCCGCGACGAGGTGATCGAGCTGGCCCGGACGGCGGTCGCCGCCTTCCAGATCGAGGGCCCGAAGAACAACCTGCCCTTCTTCGCCGAGCTGCTGGAGAACGAGGAGTTCCTGTCCGGCGCCTACGACACCGGCATCGTCGGACGCATGCGCTGACCCGGCCGGGCCGCCGAGCCGGTGGCCCGGCGGCACTGGCAGCCGCGCCCTTTGCTCTGCTTACCTGGACGCAACAGCGGTCGTCCGGATAGCGGACAGTCGCCGTTGCGTCCGTTGAAGCAGTGCAAAGGGCGCGGTGGAGCCGACATCCCGCCCCGATCCGACGTCACAGCGAGGTGACCGATGAGCCAGTTGCCAGATTCCGTGTCGATCCGCGAGGTTGGGCCCCGCGACGGGCTGCAGAACGAGGACCCGATCCCGACCGACGCCAAGGTGCGGTTGCTCGACGCGCTCTCCGCGACCGGGGTACGCCGGATCGAGGCGGTGTCGTTCGTGCACCCGAAGGCGATCCCGCAGATGGCCGACGCCGATGAGGTGTGGCAGCGGGCGGCGCGGGCCGACGGGGTGCGCTACTCGGCCCTGGTGCCCAACACTCGCGGCGCCCAGCGGGCCCTGGCCGCCGGGTTCACCGAGATCGAGGTTGTGGTCTCGGCCAGCGACACGCACAACCGGCGCAACGTCAACCGCTCCACGGACGAGTCGCTGGACGACATCGCCGAGCTGATCGACCTGCTGCACGGTGCCTCCGCACGGGTCGAGGTGATCGTGGCGACCAGCTTCGGCTGCCCGTACGAGGGGGACGTCGACCCGGAGCGGGTGGCCGGCATCATGGATCGGGTGGTTCGCGACGGCGCGGACCGGGTCGCGTTCGGTGACACCACCGGCATGGGCACTCCGCGCCGGGTCCGCGAGCTGCTGACCGCGGTACGCGATCGCAACGCGCACGTGCCGGTGCTGCTGCACTTCCACAACACCCGGGGCACCGCGCTGGCCAACCTGCTGACCGCGCTGGAGCTGGGGGTGACCGAGTTCGACGCCAGCGTGGGTGGCCTCGGCGGCTGCCCGTACGCCCCGGGTGCCAGCGGCAACCTGGCCACCGAGGAGGCTGTGCACATGCTGCACGACATGGGCATCGACACCGGCATCGACCTGGCCGCGCTGATCGAGGCGGCCGAGCTGGCCGAGCACCTGCTCGGCAAGAAGCTCCCGTCCGGCGTCCTGCGTGCCGGCCCCCGTACCCGGCTGACGCCGATGCCGAGCTGACCCGCTCGGCAACGCGGGGAGGGGCCGGCAGCGTGCCGGCCCCTCCGACGTGTCTGCCGAGCGGGTCAGCCCACCGGGGTGAGCGCGGCCGGCCAGCTGTCGCGGAAGATGTCCGCTCCGGCGCGGTCCGTGCTGCGCTCGGTGGCGATACGGGTGCCGGCGAAGAGGTTGCTCACCCGATTCGCCTCGGTGGTGCTCGGGTACGGGTTGGTGCAGCTGGTGCCGGCGCTGCCGCCGGACATCAGGAGCGCGCAGTTCCCGTTGTAGTTGTCCGGCAGGCCGAGGATGTGGCCGATCTCGTGGGTCATGATCCGCAGCGGGCTGTACTGCGCCGCCTGCCGCGCGTCGATGTAGACCCGGCCGTTGCCGAGGCTGGTCCGCACGGCGTATGAGCCGCCGCCGGTGATCTGGTAGATCCGCAGGTTGGAGCCGCAGTTCGCGGAGAGCGTCAGGTTGACGGTGGCGTTGTTCCAGATCGAGGCGGCCTGGTTGGCGGTGCCGGCGAAGCTTCCCGCCTGGCTGGTGTTGTAGCAGATGGTCATGGCGGCGGACGCGGGCGAGGGGTTGGCGATCGTGACGCCGAGGGTGGCGAGCGCCGTCGCGACGAACGCGACCGCGAGCCGATTGAGTCGTGAGGTCATCGCTGACTCCAATCCGGGAGGAGGGGGTGTCAGGAGCCTAGGGACATAGATTCATGTATTTCAATACTTCTTTCGAAGGCGCGCCCGTGCTCACCTCCCCGCGCCACCCGACCGCCGCCCGGGCCGCCGGTGGGTCGCCGGGTGTCGCACGAATGCGATAGCCTAACGATCGTTCAGGTCAGTACGGCGAGGGAGTCAGCGTGACGCTCGACGGTGAGGCGCTGGAGCAGCTGCGCAAGCGGGCCCGGTCCGGCGGCGCGGACAAGTACCACGCGGCGAACGCGGCCAAGGGCAAACTCTTCGCCCGTGAGCGGGTCGCGCTCCTGGTCGACGAGGGTTCGTTCGTCGAGGACGGCCTCTACGCCAACGCGCTGGCCGAGGGGCTGCCCGCCGACGGCGTGGTCACCGGCACCGCCACCATCGACGGCCGACAGGTCTGCCTGATGGCCAACGACTCCACCGTCAAGGCCGGCAGCTGGGGCGCCCGCACCGTCGAAAAGATCATCCGGATCATCGAGCGGGCGTACGGCACCGGCGTGCCGATGGTCTACCTGGTCGACTCCGCCGGCGCCCGGATCACCGACCAGGTCGACCTCTTCCCCGGCCGGCGCGGCGCCGGCAAGATCTTCTGGAACCAGGTTCGCGCCTCGGGCTCCATCCCGCAGGTGTGCGCGCTGTTCGGCCCGAGCGCCGCCGGTGGGGCGTACATTCCGGCGTTCTGCGACGTGGTGGCCATGGTCGACGGCAACGCCAGCATGTACCTCGGCTCCGACCGGATGGTCGAGATGGTCACCGGCGAGAAGACCACCCTGGAGGCGATGGGCGGGGCCAAAGTGCACACCGCCGAATCCGGCGTCGGGCACTTCCTCTGCAAGACCGAGGCCGACGCCCTCGACGTGGTGCGCCGCTACCTGTCGTACCTGCCGGCGAACTGGACCCGGACGCCGCCGGCCGCCGAGGCCGTCGCCGCGCCGGAGAAGGCCGACCTGGCCGCGCTGGTGCCGGCCAGCGAGCGGCAGGCGTTCGACATGCGGCGGTACGTCAAGGGCCTGCTCGACGAGGGTTCCTTCTTCGAGATCCAGGCGCTCTGGGCCAAGGAGCTGACCATCGGCTTCGGTCGCCTCAACGGCGAGGTCGTCGGCGTGGTCGGCAATAACTCGATGTTCAAGGGCGGCGTGCTCTTCGTCGACTCGGCCGACAAGGCGACCCGGTTCGTGCAGCTCTGCGACGCGTTCAACGTGCCGCTGCTCTTCCTCAGCGACGTGCCCGGCTTCATGGTCGGCAGCGTGGTGGAGAAGCAGGGCATCATCCGGCACGGCGCAAAGATGGTCACCGCCATCTCCGAGGCGACGGTGCCGAAGATCTGCGTGGTGGTCCGCAAGGCGTACGGCGCCGGCCTCTATGCGATGGCCGGCCCCGGGTTCGAGCCGGACGCCACCATCGCGCTGCCCACCGCGAAGATCGCGGTGATGGGGGCCGAGGCCGCGGTGAACGCGGTCTACGCCAACAAGATCGCTGCCATCCCGGACGCGGACGAGCGGGCCGCCTTCGTCGCTGCCAAGCGGGCCGAGTACGAGCAGGACATCGACGTCGTCCGGCTCGCCAGCGAGCTGGTGGTGGACGCCATCGTCGAGCCGCACGACCTGCGTACCGAACTGGTCCGCCGGTTCGCCGCGGCGCGTACCAAGGATCGGCACTTCTCCCGGCGCCGGCACGGCGTCACACCGGTCTGACCTCTCGACCGGGCCAGCACAGCGAACCGTCCCGGCGTCACGAGCGCCCGGCGGCCCCGTCCACACAGGAGGATGAGATGGACTTCCGGCTCACCGACGAACAAGCGGCGCTGCGGGAGAGCGTGCGGGACTTCGCGCGCGAGGTGGTTGCCCCGGTCATCGCCGAGCACTACGAGCGGCACACCTTCCCGTACGAGGTGATCCGGCAGATGGGCAAGATGGGCCTGTTCGGCCTGCCCTTCGGCGAGGAGCACGGCGGCATGGGTGGCGACTACTTCGCGCTCTGCCTGGCCCTGGAGGAGTTGGCCCGGGTCGACTCCAGCGTGGCGATCACGCTCGAGGCGGCGGTCTCGCTCGGCGCGATGCCGATCTACCGGTTCGGCACCGATGAGCAGCGCGCGACCTGGCTGCCGAAGCTGCTCAGCGGCGAGGCGCTGGCCGGTTTCGGGCTCACCGAGCCGGGCACCGGCTCGGACGCCGCCGGCACGCAGACGCGGGCGGTGCTGGACGGTGACGAGTGGGTGATCAACGGCTCGAAGGCGTTCATCACCAACTCGGGCACCGACATCACGGCCCTGGTCACCGTCACCGCGGTGACCGGTACGAACCCGGACGGCTCGAAGGAGTTGTCGACCATCATCGTGCCCAACGGCACGCCGGGGTTCACCGTGGCGCCGGGCTACTCCAAGGTGGGCTGGACCGCCTCGGACACCCACGAGCTGACCTTCGACGACTGCCGGGTGCCGGCGGCGAACCTGCTCGGCGAGCGGGGGCGCGGCTTCGCCCAGTTCCTCCAGATCCTCGACGAGGGCCGGATCGCCATCGCCGCGCTGGCCGTCGGTCTCGCCCAGGGCTGCGTCGACGAGTCGATCAAGTATGCGAAGGAGCGCCACGCCTTTGGCCGGCCGATCGGTGCCAACCAGGCGATCCAGTTCAAGATCGCCGACATGGAGCTGAAGGCGCACACCGCCCGGCTGGCCTACTACGACGCCGCCGCGCGGATGCTGGCCGGTGAGCCGTTCAAGCGGCAGGCCGCCATCGCCAAGCTGCATGCCAGCACGATCGCGGTGGATAACGCCCGGGAGGCCACCCAGATCCACGGCGGCTACGGCTTTATGAACGAGTCCCCGGTGGCCCGGTTCTGGCGGGACTCCAAGATCCTGGAGATCGGCGAGGGCACCAGCGAGGTTCAGCGCATGATCATCGCGCGCGACCTGGGCATCTGACCGGAGCTGGAGCCGGCCCGGTCGCCCAGCCGCCTACGGCGGGGCTGTCCGACCCGGCTGTCGGATATCGGCGAGCGTGCGTCGGCAGCCCGACGTTCGACTGCCGATGGTGGGAGTCGATCCGTACTCTTCGTGCCCATGACTCCGGATCATGAACGGTCGCGGAGCCCGGCCGGTCGCAGCGGGCTGGCGGAGCTGCTCCGCGGGCACCGGCGTGCCGCCGGCCTGACCCAGATGGAGCTGGCGTCCCGGGCCGGAGTGGGCGTGCGGACGGTGCGTGACCTGGAGCGCGGCCGGTCGGTCCGACCGCAGCGCACCACCGTCGAGCTGCTCGCCGGAGCTCTGGAGCTGACCGGCGCTGCCCGGACGGCGTTTCTGGCCGCTGCCCGGGGCCAGGCCGGCGGTGAGCCGCTCCGGCCGGACGTCACCCTGTCGGCCCTCGCGGTCACCGGCCCCACCACGTCGGCAGCCGACCCGGTCGGGTCCGCCCCGCCGATCGCCCTCCCACCGGCGGTCGCGCTGATCGGTCGGGACCGCGACGTCACCGAGTTGGCCGCGATGCTGACCGCGGAGCACGGTCCTCGGCTGGTGAGCCTGGTGGGGCTGGCCGGGGTCGGCAAGACCGCGTTGGCGCTGTCCGTCGCGCACGTCGCCGCCGACGCCCACCCGGCCGGCGTGGCCGGGGTGTTGATCGGCGAGGGATCGGACGGGCCGGATGTGCTCGCCGCCTCGATGGCCGTACTCGGTGCGGCCCGGCTGCCGGAGCTCACCGCTCGGCTCGTCGGCCGTCCGGCGCTGCTGCTGATGGACGCGGTGGAGCGCGCGCCCGGACCGGTGGCCGAGACACTGCACCGGTTGACCGGCGCGCTGCCCTCGCTGCGGGTGCTGGTCACGGGGCGGCACCCGGTCGGGCTGCCCGGCGAGCGGGTCTGGCCGGTCGCGCCGCTCGACGTGCCGCCGCCGGACGCCGAGCGGTCCGGACCGGCCACGCTCGGGTCGTGGCCGGCGGTCGCGCTGTTCACCGCCCGGCTCGCGCAGATCCGTCGGGAGCCGCCCACCCCCGACGAGTTACCGGCGCTGGCCGCGCTGGTCCGCCGGCTGGGTGGGCTGCCGCTGGCCATCGAGCTGATGGCGGCCCGGGGCCGGCTCCTCGACCTGACCGAGCTGCTTGACCGGTACGGCGACCGGGTGCTCGACCTGGCGACGCCTGGCGACCCGTCGGTCCATCCTGGTTGGGACGGACCGGACGCGGCCACCCGCGGTTCGAACGGCACCGATTCCACCCCGGCCGCGGTGGCGGTCACCCTGCGGGACGCGGTGGCGACCAGCTACCGGTTGCTCGCGCCGGACGAGCGGGATGCGCTGCGGCGGCTCGCGATGTTCGGCAACCGGTGGTCGGTGGAGATGGCGGAGGAGATGCTCGCCGACGAGGCCGACCGGGACGGCACGGTGGCGATCGACCCGGTCCCGCTGCTGGACCGGCTCGTCGAACTCGGCCTGCTGAGCGTGCGCGGCACCGGGTCCTTCCGGTTCCGGCTGCTCGACGCGGTCCGCGACTTCGCCCTTGAACAGGCGGCCGGCGGTGGCGAGCTGGCGTGCGTCCGACGCCGGCACGCGGAGGTGATCGCCCGCCTGGTGGCGCGGACCGCCGCCGATCTGGCCGGCCCCCGGTTGCCCGACGCGGTGCACCGGCTGGATGAGGTGAGCAGCGACATCAGCTCCGCGCTGGCCCACGCGGCCACCGACGACCCGGTGACCGCGCTTCGCCTGGCGGCCTGCCTGACCCGCTGGTGGCGCTTCCGGGGGCGGGATGTCGCCGGCCGGCAGTGGCTGCGCCGGTTGCTGGCGGACCCGCGAACCGCCGACGCTGATCTCGTTTTGCGAGGCTGGGCGACCCTCGGGGTGGCCCGGCTCGCCGCCGAGCACGGTGCGGGTCCGGACGAACTGCCGACCGCGCGGGCCGCGCTGGACATGTTCCGGCGGGCCCGCGACGTTACCGGAGAGCTGGAGGCGCGGAACGTGCTCGGCGCGCTGCTGATGACCGTCGGCGGGCACGACGAGGCCCGCGAGCAGGCCGATGAGTTGCTCCGGCTGGCGGCCCGCAACGGTCGGACCCGGCACCTCGCGGTGGCCCAGAACAGCCTCGCCTGGCATGACATCCGGGTCGGTGACCTGGCCGCGGCGCGTCGGCGGCTGGCCGCGGTGGACCGGCTCGCCGCCGAGAGCGGGGAGCAGCGGCTGCGGGTGCTGGCCTGGGCCAACCGCGCCGAGGTCGCCCGCCTCGAGGGCCGGTACGCCGATGCCGTCGACCAGGGCTGGCGGGCCGTGGCGGCGTTGTCCGAACTGGGTGACCCGGGGCATCGGCGCCGGGTGCTCGGCACGGTCGGGTTGGCGCTTGCCCAGGATGGTCGCGGCGCGGAGGCGACCGAGGTGCTCACCGAGTTGCGGGCGGGGATCGCCGAGGTGGCGGTGGCCGTACCGGCGCGATCGTGGGCGGAGCGGGCCGGGCCGCCACGACCGCGCGCGGACGAAACGGTGCTGTCCCGGGGTGGACCGGAGGCGGGGATCTGCGCGTTGATCGAGGGGAATCTGGCGCTGCACCGGGGTGACCGGGAGTTGGCCGCGGAGTGGTTCGCCGCCGCCGCCGAGGCCGGTCAGGATCGGCGGGACGTGGTGGAGGCGCTGGTGGGGTTGGCCGCGAGCACCGCGGACCCGGCGGTCCTGGACCGTCTCGACGAGGTCTGCCGGGAGAGTGGCATCCGACTGTTGCCGCAGGAGTCGGGGCTGCTCTACGCGTTGGTCGC contains:
- a CDS encoding snapalysin family zinc-dependent metalloprotease, giving the protein MTSRLNRLAVAFVATALATLGVTIANPSPASAAMTICYNTSQAGSFAGTANQAASIWNNATVNLTLSANCGSNLRIYQITGGGSYAVRTSLGNGRVYIDARQAAQYSPLRIMTHEIGHILGLPDNYNGNCALLMSGGSAGTSCTNPYPSTTEANRVSNLFAGTRIATERSTDRAGADIFRDSWPAALTPVG
- a CDS encoding ATP-binding protein; protein product: MTPDHERSRSPAGRSGLAELLRGHRRAAGLTQMELASRAGVGVRTVRDLERGRSVRPQRTTVELLAGALELTGAARTAFLAAARGQAGGEPLRPDVTLSALAVTGPTTSAADPVGSAPPIALPPAVALIGRDRDVTELAAMLTAEHGPRLVSLVGLAGVGKTALALSVAHVAADAHPAGVAGVLIGEGSDGPDVLAASMAVLGAARLPELTARLVGRPALLLMDAVERAPGPVAETLHRLTGALPSLRVLVTGRHPVGLPGERVWPVAPLDVPPPDAERSGPATLGSWPAVALFTARLAQIRREPPTPDELPALAALVRRLGGLPLAIELMAARGRLLDLTELLDRYGDRVLDLATPGDPSVHPGWDGPDAATRGSNGTDSTPAAVAVTLRDAVATSYRLLAPDERDALRRLAMFGNRWSVEMAEEMLADEADRDGTVAIDPVPLLDRLVELGLLSVRGTGSFRFRLLDAVRDFALEQAAGGGELACVRRRHAEVIARLVARTAADLAGPRLPDAVHRLDEVSSDISSALAHAATDDPVTALRLAACLTRWWRFRGRDVAGRQWLRRLLADPRTADADLVLRGWATLGVARLAAEHGAGPDELPTARAALDMFRRARDVTGELEARNVLGALLMTVGGHDEAREQADELLRLAARNGRTRHLAVAQNSLAWHDIRVGDLAAARRRLAAVDRLAAESGEQRLRVLAWANRAEVARLEGRYADAVDQGWRAVAALSELGDPGHRRRVLGTVGLALAQDGRGAEATEVLTELRAGIAEVAVAVPARSWAERAGPPRPRADETVLSRGGPEAGICALIEGNLALHRGDRELAAEWFAAAAEAGQDRRDVVEALVGLAASTADPAVLDRLDEVCRESGIRLLPQESGLLYALVAARGGPGAG
- a CDS encoding hydroxymethylglutaryl-CoA lyase, with amino-acid sequence MPDSVSIREVGPRDGLQNEDPIPTDAKVRLLDALSATGVRRIEAVSFVHPKAIPQMADADEVWQRAARADGVRYSALVPNTRGAQRALAAGFTEIEVVVSASDTHNRRNVNRSTDESLDDIAELIDLLHGASARVEVIVATSFGCPYEGDVDPERVAGIMDRVVRDGADRVAFGDTTGMGTPRRVRELLTAVRDRNAHVPVLLHFHNTRGTALANLLTALELGVTEFDASVGGLGGCPYAPGASGNLATEEAVHMLHDMGIDTGIDLAALIEAAELAEHLLGKKLPSGVLRAGPRTRLTPMPS
- a CDS encoding acyl-CoA carboxylase subunit beta, translated to MTLDGEALEQLRKRARSGGADKYHAANAAKGKLFARERVALLVDEGSFVEDGLYANALAEGLPADGVVTGTATIDGRQVCLMANDSTVKAGSWGARTVEKIIRIIERAYGTGVPMVYLVDSAGARITDQVDLFPGRRGAGKIFWNQVRASGSIPQVCALFGPSAAGGAYIPAFCDVVAMVDGNASMYLGSDRMVEMVTGEKTTLEAMGGAKVHTAESGVGHFLCKTEADALDVVRRYLSYLPANWTRTPPAAEAVAAPEKADLAALVPASERQAFDMRRYVKGLLDEGSFFEIQALWAKELTIGFGRLNGEVVGVVGNNSMFKGGVLFVDSADKATRFVQLCDAFNVPLLFLSDVPGFMVGSVVEKQGIIRHGAKMVTAISEATVPKICVVVRKAYGAGLYAMAGPGFEPDATIALPTAKIAVMGAEAAVNAVYANKIAAIPDADERAAFVAAKRAEYEQDIDVVRLASELVVDAIVEPHDLRTELVRRFAAARTKDRHFSRRRHGVTPV
- a CDS encoding acyl-CoA dehydrogenase family protein → MDFRLTDEQAALRESVRDFAREVVAPVIAEHYERHTFPYEVIRQMGKMGLFGLPFGEEHGGMGGDYFALCLALEELARVDSSVAITLEAAVSLGAMPIYRFGTDEQRATWLPKLLSGEALAGFGLTEPGTGSDAAGTQTRAVLDGDEWVINGSKAFITNSGTDITALVTVTAVTGTNPDGSKELSTIIVPNGTPGFTVAPGYSKVGWTASDTHELTFDDCRVPAANLLGERGRGFAQFLQILDEGRIAIAALAVGLAQGCVDESIKYAKERHAFGRPIGANQAIQFKIADMELKAHTARLAYYDAAARMLAGEPFKRQAAIAKLHASTIAVDNAREATQIHGGYGFMNESPVARFWRDSKILEIGEGTSEVQRMIIARDLGI